The genomic interval CCGTTGTGCCGATCCCAAAAGGGTGGTGAGAAATACCCTGCACTTtacaccatctgtatattgatgtaaagtggtcgtgttgtcgaacttacccagatggtcattcGGGTCGGTGGTCCCATTATATTCTCCGATCGTCGGGGACGTGTAGTGCCTTGGCAGTGGATCCTGAAGAATGACCTCGGAAAACTGTCGATTGATCCACTCGGGGGATGCTTCAGCCCAAGGCACCTTCCCCTTCATAGCATCCCGTACGGGAGCTTCATCTGATGACCCTTGATTGGCTTGTGCCAACTCGGACGGAATCTGGAATAatgcccgatgaaatggaatagGGACGGGCGGCGCATTCCCTGGAGTGCCGGTCTGACCTTTATTCTACGCCCATGTGGAGTATTGCTCCGGTCGGTCTTCCTCCGCCGCTCGACCACCTGACGCCGAAGTTGCCTGTTGTTCTAACCACTCGGCTAGCGCCTTCTGttgctgctgctccacgattttttTCGTTCTTACCTCAATAagggcgtcgagctcctcctgagaGAGTGTCACGGTGTGTGGTCGTCCAACTCCTTCCATCTTCTCTCCTCGGATTCaggtacgttcccacagacggagccaatttgatcctgtctgaactatGAGTTGATGGAAGTTGGGGGCGTAGCGCTCTATGCTGGCTTTGTGTAGACGTCGGGATgaggtggacctccggcgaacctgcaacaaagttgggccaggaaggggttcccggcgacgaccctccgacgctcaagtcaggcgagaagaaaGCTGGAGTAAGAtaatgagaactgtagctacagtgtggatgattgcatacctccgtcgaagtctgagggtccttatataggccccCAGGGAGGCGCATGCACCCTCCTCGACGCGTGagtgcttccccaaacatacctcaaaatggatgtgtcagaaaagcacgtgtgacgccataccgcaactatccgagcatatctctaacaTGATAGTGGAAACTTCTACCGTATGATTTTCTGTCTAGTCCAGCcgtcgaccatgctgtttgtcggcgacaCATATCTCAAAAAGGATATCTCTGACAATCCCCTTTGTACTCTTCTGCACCTTCTGTCTTTTATCGGGCTGAGCGGGAGAGACGCTCGGCCATACTGGTCGGGCCGAGTGAGACCGCGCCTAGGCCATACTGGTCGTCCGGGGGGGACGCCGGAGGGGCCGAGCGAGTGGGTCGctcggtcatatgctcggatgaaTAGCGCCTATGTTGGCCTACGACCCAGCTGAGCGGCCGCTCGGCCCAATCAACTGTCGTATGTGAATtcctgagcgtcggaaactcgaacCTTAGCCGAGTTATCTCCTTGCCGACCTGACCTTTTGCCACGGCCGATCGGCAAGGTGGCCTCCTGCTCGGCTCACCTTTTACGTCGATCGTCTCGACCTTAACCTCCACGTGTCCTTAACCTCTGTCCGTACGGAACCCCTCCTTTGCTACTGGATCATATATGTATGGGTTTGTATATAAATAGTTGAGTACCCTTTGTAATTAGTTATATGAAAGGGTTTGCTATTTCAAATGTTATCAGAACTCATGCTAATTGAAATTAGCTCATCATGGGCAGCCATAGAGGAGTGCCAAAGGATGGGTCTCACCAAATTCATAGGGACCGGCAACCTCTATGTCAAAAAGATTGCGACATTGATCTCTACTGCAACAATCCCACCTGTAGCCAACTAGGTTTTATATACATTTAATTTAACCATAAAGTGATATGTTATAATATACCTTAGATTGCCTCGATGTTATATTAGCATATGTTTGTAGATTTTATAATCCATCTACTAAATGCATTCAACTTTATGAATACTCTCCATGGGAGCCAGAAGAACACTCTGGGTCAAGATCCAAATAGCCAAATCTAAAGCTAAAGGAGTGTTGCTCAAATGAGTAAAACCAAGACCACTGCTGAAACATTTCATTACAAAGAAGCCCATCACAAAAAAGTTGATTGACACATCCATAATCCATATGTTTATGTTCATGGCATCCCCAATTATAGGTAACTGACATATTTATGAGCATTGCAATAAATCCAATATTTAAAGATTGAAATTGTTTATCTTAAAACTTGTGATATAATGCTATTATTTATGTTAGAAACAATGCGGTGTTTGCATGATACATATGTTTGAGGTAGGTTTGTGAGCACGGAAACTAGATTGTGTGATTGTGAAAAGCTTCTATGAGAAAAGATTGATGGAGAATTTGGACAAGACAGTTGAATGAAAAAGAGAGGGAGAGCATTAGCAGGATTCCTCAGCATAGAGGAAATCAAGCTCTGTACTTTATTTCAGAAGCTTTTGGACGATGCAAAAAGTTGAAAACATGGCTTTTCTTTGTAGATGGTAGTGGAATTCTCGTTACAAACTATAACTATCATAGGTTTCTTCAGTGTTTGATCTTGTTATTTTCGAATCATGCTGGAATTCTTTGGTTCCAGGTCACTCTTGGTCCTTCTCTACCAGGAGCATTTGGTCAAGGAAGGAGAGGCACACGGTGGGAGGAGGTGGTAGAGGAAGCTCTTCGGAGAGGGACGAGGAGGGGTAGGGTTTAGGCGTTTGCAGACGAGGATATGAAAATAGAAGTGCACCTGAGGGATGGAGGTGCTAAAAATAAGCTAAAATGAGGGTGGAGGTCGAGGTGGGGGCAATAGCAATGGTGGAGGTGGCGGCGGAGATGGTAGGAGAAGAGCCATGATGTAGAGATTTGGGACTTTGAAAAAGACGGGTAGGGATCTTCTAGTCCAGACCATCCCTTGGTCCCCTGTTCATTTATTGATTGAATGAACTGGATCTCACCTATTTAATAAGTAAGGTTTAGTTCATCCAACTAATGAATGGACAAGATCTGTTCTGATTCAGAATTTTTTTGGACTAAAGGATCTAGCCTTGAAAAAGACGGAAGGAAGGAAATgattaataaattttacaaatatCCCCTTATTATTTGTAGTGTAGACTTGCAGGCGTATGATTTAACCATGTAACTCCGACTAATTGATAGAATTCACAATCCAAATTATAAAGTCACGCGTTAGGAATAAACTTGAACAAACAGTCATCGACTGACTGATCACACTAAACGTTATTCAAACAATTATTTTATTCATCAACTCCACAAAACACAAATCTATTCCAGTTAAATCTCTTTAGTAGAGGAAGCTTCGTTGTCCCTCAGTTGGATCGCAAGCTGGCCGCCACTCGCTCCATTCACCACCCGACAATTGCCCCTAACCTCCCCGTTACTCCCCGTTAGCACCGCGATGTTCCCCATCTTGATCATCCCCTCTATGAAGCTTTCAAAGAAGACGTTCTGGTCGGCTGCGAAGCGGTTGACGTCGGGGGCAGTGGAGGCATTGGTGTCGGCGGCGCTGAGCAGGTCTTGGTCGGTCGTGAGTAGTCCGTTCAGGTTCTGCAGGTTGGTGTAGTACTTGTTGTCGAACACGTCCGGGGTGTCGGGGTCGAGGTTGTTGAGCACGCTGCCATTGCCGCCCTGTGGGCAGCGTTGCTGCAGCTCAGCAAGGTAGGTTGTGTTCAGCGATGGGTCCGGGTTGCCATCGCTGAAGTTGTAGAGCCGGCGAATGAAGGTGAAGCATTGCGCCCGCCCAAAGGTGTGAGCTCCTGCACAGTACGTAATATAAGGTTCAAAATCAGtccttttttcaaacttaatttcagtGAGCCCGATACCTGACAAGGCGACAAGATCAGTATCATTGAGGCCAACTTCGGCGAACTTTTGCTGGAGGACGGTGACATTGTCGAATGGGGAGGGGAGGTTACTAGCGGCTGTGAAGTTGGTTGTCCTTCCATCCTTTCTTCCAAGTAGCACAGTCCAAGAAGGACCTTCCGACTAtgaacattttaaaattttagtatatatattttttaaaatttgatagaCTAATTTATTATTTGTATACGCATATATGAAATTTTCTGATGGAACATCCGTTATTTAACTAGAGGTGTTAATCTGACCAAATGGATTAACTTAGTATGCTGACCAAATGGAATAAAAATAGcagaaatttaaaatgaattttttaaaaaatattttaaatacaaaAATAAAGGCATATGTGCTACGGTCTAGGTCCATGCTGTTTAGCTTGCCGATTAGTCTATTTTGGCGCCTCTAGATTTAACTCAACGCTACTAGTTATCCGTATATATTCTAACAATATATTTGCAATTTGTTAGCTCTgaaattttaaagattattttataCTAggtatatttaaatatttaatcaactaaaATAAATTTATGGTGAAATAATAAAATTCTTTCAACACTAATTCCTACCAAGTAGACGGATGCTTCGGCGGCAATCGCTAAGATGTCAGCACAAGACACGACTCCGGGGCAGCTGCTCTCCACGGCGGTTTTGATAGCGTCGATGACCTCGAAACCCCTCGCCGAGTTGTTGTTTGGACGAGCAAACTTTTCGCTCTTAATTTCAGTAGTATTATCTAGCAAAAGTGAGGCTTCGCATCCCTGAAATAAAAATTAacatataaataattattaatattcacctTTCTATAACAGCTTAAGCTTCTCAAACGAATGACAAAGAACTAACTACTACTCATGGTTACATCAGTGAAGCAGTCATGGAAGAAGAGACGGATGAGACTGGCGAAGATCCGTGGGTCGGAGCTCTGTGCAAGCACCAACTGCTCACGCACGATGGCTGACACGTTGGGGCAAGTGCTGTCGTAGAACGTCGGGCTCAGCTGAGCCTCGCACTTGTTGAAATGCAAGATGGCTATGAAGCCCAACACTACCAACAACACCGATAATGTATTAAACCGACAagcgaagaaagaagaagaagcagcagcAGAAGCCATGGCTATATGCTGTTGTTATCTTCAATTGCTATACCATACCCCTCGAATGGTTGCTATATATAATAGCTGTGAAGGACATGAAAGGGACAGACAGCCAATAGATCAAGCTTTTGAAAGTTCTCACTTGactttttaaaatagagtttaagcAATGGAAAGCCAATGGCAGTGAAGATTCGATCTCTTAAACCTCCTTTACACTAGTGTTTTTTTCCGTTGTCATTTGTCAATAGTTTTAGGTGCCGCTCAGTTAGAAGACTATTTTATTCTGAAAGTAGAAATGGAAAATTAATTATGGTATGCAGCACCGACCCTTAATTTGAACTCTGAAAACtcattaacatataaatataaactcTGCTCTGCATCCATTGtgctctaagtgggtggaagaatAATATTATTCTGATCCGAAATACTTCCAGTCGCATCATGAACGCAGAAATGTCGAAAGAATCAACATCAGCGATGTGATTGCATGGAAATAGCAAGCCACACGTTGTCTTTGGGTcattatcttcttttattaaatattattcaTGACGATGAGTTTGAGATCGATGCATAGTTTTCCAAGCTTTCTTTGTGCATGTTGAGACTATTGAAACACAGGAAAGACAATTAATTTTTATTCTGATGTAATTTAATTGCTGAAAGGAGAGTTGTTTATGACAATTGTTTCACAGATTAAGGAAAAGGAAATATCTCCACATTAATGTTTTTTTAGCAAAGCTAGGAAGACAACCGTCATCATAAGCATAATTTTGTTTATCCGTTTCTAAACAAGTAGatagaaaattatttgaaaatttatcgTGTTTCATGTACATGCTTAAAAACTTCAAACTTGATACATAAAAACTGCACACTTAATGCTTTCACCAATTGTTTAAGCTGAATAATCTTCCATAAAATTACGGTGATTCTACAATTATGATAGTTTCACACGATCACGTACACACAAAAAAAATGATGTGGAACTTCTTTTTTACGAGAGAATATGCTCATTAATTAGCATCAGTATAATTCTAAAGATTATAGACAAACACACAGAGAAGAGAGTACCAGCAATTCCAAAACAGTATGTCAAATCAATGCTTCATTATCTATTTTGCATTAGGCAGATCTAAGGAAAGGCAGTCACTGAGATTTTTTGGGATGGGAAAGACAGCAACACATAGGTTTCTGATAATGTGTTGCACCAAATTTTGATTAGGACCCCTAAATTTCATTTGTcctgaaaatatatatatatatatatatatatatatatatatatatatatatatatatatatatatatatatatatatatatatatatagtaatttatatatatatttgatgtcCTGCACACTCGTGGGCGACATGAGTGTAAATCCGGGTGCCTGAAAATTTATTCGGACGCCTCAATCCTCAAAAGTGAATCGAAGCATCTAGATTTGCACTCAATCCATGAGTATGCCAGGGTAAGGTGTGCAAAATAAAATTCCTATTATATATCTACAGATATGTTATGTTGCACCTCTTACGCCGCACTCCGTAAACacctaatataattttttttagatttaatattaTACTCTAGCCCCTAAATTCTAAAGTCAAAAGTTTAAGGGGCCGTTTGGTtcattcctaggaataggaatcggaatgggaatcactatattgtggaatgggaatgggtatgagcatgaatatcactcttaaaagcaatgtttggttagttgcatattttctatcggaataaatcaaaatttccatttttacccttaaaggaaaataagagaaaaaattatatatgagagaaagatgaatgtgagagaaaaatatgatgagagagaatgatgagagagaaagtgtgatgccaatgaatgaagagagagaaagtgtgatgaaaaaaaatgagaaaagagaatgtgataggagagagcatgatgagagaagatgagagagaaaatatgatgtgagagaaagtatgatgggtgaggatgaagaaagagaaaatgtaatgagaaaaaaataagaagagagagattgaggagagagaaagtacggtGAGAGAAAgtaaaatgagagagaaagtgtgatgagaaaaaatagagcagtgagtgtgatgggagagattgaggagagagaaaatatgatgagagagaaagtgtgttgagagaaaaaaaaaaggagggagtgtgacaagagagattgaggagagagaaaatgtgatgagagtgaaagtgtgataagaaaaaaagagaaaagagagtgtgatgggagagattgaggagtgagaaagtatgatgagagagaaagtatgatgagaaaaaaaagaaggaagagagtgcgatggaagagattgaggagagagaaagtatgatgagagagaaagtgtaatgagaaaaaaagagtgtgataggagagattaaggagagagaaagtgtgtgataaaatgacgagagagaaaatacgatgagagagaacaagaagagagaagtgatacgaaagaaaaaataaataaatatattttgatatttgatattaagggagaaaattttaattttagatcaagggtatttttggaataaggaaatattttgattgatgaaaatggggtaatggctcattgaaggggaggtacatgggaatgaacTATTACCCAATtttaaggattcattcccttatttgtattcctattcccataatccaaacattaacaatgacaatcaatgattctcattctcattccctactcctattcccctaaatcaAACGCTCCCTAAATGACAAAATCagaaacaaaaaaatataatataatatataatgtaAAAGATCATGCTCCTCCGAGCACTCACACGATTGATCTTATAACTATTTGTAAAGAAGTAATAAGAAAATTAAGCCGAACGATCTTTTTTAGGCCGATTGTTTTACACTTTATAGTTCATAATAAAGTTGTGTTTGATTCAAATAAGACCCATTGCGATCACAAGCCAAtcggaattcaatttgaatttaacCAACTTATCTATGAGAATGCAAGTGGGCAGTACCTATATGAGCAGGACCACAGTTCGCATACATTAAATTTCATTTAGGAAATTACTAAAGTAAGTCATCAAGTGGTCCTACTAGTAGagttataaaattaaatattcttgaGTAATTTGACTCGGTAAGAGTTATAatgtcaattaaataaataaatttcagtACTTTattaaataaatgaataaatttgaacatATATAATAAACAAAGATTGTAAATTATTTATAAACAATATGTACCAACAAAATTTATAAATGTTCATTATCTTTTATCAAACTTataaatggtaaaaaaaaaaaaaacctcttatAATGAAATAAATAATCTTAGAATATCAAAGTTACTAACTCACCGAATGAGTTTAGAaatgtaaaaattttaattatgtgcaAGATCAAGTTTGCTAACTTGTAAATGAACCAATGGATTAAATTAACAAAGCTCAATCTCATataaaaaaatcaagttaaacttaaacaACTGTTTCAATTAAACTTAAACGATTGTTTCAATTGTTTGATTGACACAGCCATAATCTATATGTTCATGTTCATGGCATCCCCAATTGAAGGTGACTCAAATATTTATGAGCATTGCAATAACAAATCCAATATTTAAAGACTGAAATCATTTATCTTAAAACGTTGTGACATAATTaatgctatttttttttatatattcggAACGACTCGTGTTTGTATGATAGATAAGGAGACTGTGATTGTGAAAAGTTTCAATGAGAAAAGACTGATAGAGAATTTGGACATGCTGGACTGGCAGTAGaatgaagaagagagggagaTCAACAAGAGGAAATAAAGCTCTTCTTTATTTCAGTAGTTTTTGGATGATGAAATATGATGATGATATAACGAAATAAATTGTAGTTTGTTTTATGTTCTGGGCAACTTTTCTTCCTATGTTGGATCTGTCTGTATCATTTAAAATGGTgtgttatcaaaaaaataaaattaagtaaattttaTAGAGCAAATTATCATAGAgactaatattttatatatatattaccttTTCAATGCAACCTCTTCTatgtagaagatgaagatgaCCTTGTCTTTGATGGTGTAAGAAAGTGAAGGGGGCTTATGATATAATTGGGGAAGGATGAAATGGGGCTCACAAATAATGGCAAGAGGACAAGGATCAAAGGAGGGCTTGTGGTTGACGGAGATAGGCCTCACAATCGAGGGTAAAAGAAAGTCATAATTGATGACAAAGGAGAAAGAGACGTTTGTACTCAATGATGGATGGTGAAAGGAAGCTCATAGTCAATTACAAAGAGTTAAAGAAATAATGGGGAGAGTTCATCCATGGATAAGTGATGTGGAGTTCATCCATGGACGAACAACCTTTTTTTTAGCAGAATGAGAGAGAGGACGAAAGGGAGCTCAAGATCAAAATCTATGATTGATTGCAAATTTTTCATTGCATGGAACACGTTAAGAAccttatatttaaaataaatatcattttctaataaataaataaacctaTAGTTGTGTTGCACATATGTGGAGCACAAGTATACTCAAATAGACATATAGTTGTATTGaacttagaaaaaaatatatttatataaaaactaTTTTTCACAAAATGATAAGATTCAATATTTTTACTATACATATAAACAGTTTCTCATAACAAAATACAACTTTAAATTCACAATAATTGGCAAGGTAAATTAACCTGTACTCAGCGAGTAATAATCAAGCATATTGACCAATAACAGAAAACTATCAGAGGCGAGGAGCATTGATGTTGTGAATGTCGAATCTAAACAACTATCTACATACATGAATGTTCCCCACCAACAGCCACAAAGATTAACGAATACTTCAAAGTTAGTTCCTATATCCACATTCTAACCAGTAAATTTTACAACCAACCGACCTTGAATCTCAACTAATCTTAATAAAGCAAACCTACTGTAAGAAAATACAAATGAAGTCATTAGCTCTAATCCAAACGCTGTGACAAAGCAAAGCCAAGCAGCTttcttcctgcaaaacaaagagaGGATCAGATGTTAAGTACCAACAGGTAGATGATTAGCCAACAAATGTAGAATTAGTAATGCATGAGCCAATGTTTGTAAATCCACAAACCTTGGGCTAGTTGCAAGGTGGGGACCCGGTAACTGAACCCATGGCTGATGCAAATGAAGATACTGCATCATCTTTAGAGATGGCAACGAAATTCAATGGAGCTGTGGATAGCCGTCGCGTCTCCTTGAAGTAGCTATTGTAACGCCCTGAGTGTGAGCGGGGTGTGAGCAGCTCAGGAGTTGCGCTGCCAACAGAAATCCGCCGGGGTGAAGGAGTCATGAAGCCATTGCCATTTACATTCTTTCTCAAACTATTACTGCGTTTTGGAGTTGGTTTGGATCCGTAAACTGCCTCCTTTTCAGTGAGAAGCAGATTTTGCAACTTTTTGTGCTCCTGTTGTGTAAATGACAGTTACTTGCCAGCACCAAGCAGAACTAATTGAGAAAATGTTAGGCTTAGATTATACCCTGTATCGTCGTTTTTCCTCTTCCTTTTGCtgtcttttaagtttatattctTCAAGAATGGACACTAGGCGAACCTAGAAAGATTAAACAATACTTAAAAGTTATAAAAAAGGGAAACCCGCTCCCTTCCAAATCTTATAAGAGTGAAAATTCATCCTACCCCATCATATAGGAATGTTGTATGTCGCTCATCCTCCCAAGCAAAAACTTTGTTCATTAGATTGTCCATGATAGCTAGAAGTAAGGTGTCATAAAATCAACATTAGTTACTTCATAGCATCATATATGGTTTTGGAAAGTGATGATTCAGCCAACAAGTACCTGGAATTTTGCTGATGGTGACTCTTGCCTTCTCTGCCCGTTTTAGATTCAAATGAGCACCTCTTCCAGCACTGTACTTGTTGGCGTCCTGCACACACAAGAGGAACCTTTCAATTGTGAGTTTATTCAGAAGTGGCCATCTATTATATGGTAGGCAAGCGAAATGCCAACTTTGTTGTATTCTTCAAGCCAGTCTTCTTCTTCACAAGTCAACAGCCATTTGTTTACTCTGTCAATGATTTCTTTCCTGATCATAAATTCTTCTTTAGCTTTTGTAATTTGTGTCTCAATGTTCACCAGGAGTTCTGAAGGATCAACAAGACCTAGATGTAGAGAATTGCCATCCATGCTGGGAGTTAGACAAAATATATGCTGGTAAGTGTCCTGATAAGGCTAAAAGAGATAAGAAACGGTTCCATACAAGAATCTAGCAGTGCGCAGATTTTCTCAGGTGCCGTGCTCACATCTGGTTCAATGTGTGTGTTTATGCATATCTCTTCTAGTTCTGACCTCTTCTTTAAGACGAGTTCTTTCATTCTACCAACTTTTAGTTGTTTAAGCCTTTCAACCTCGGTTTCTATCTgtcaaaagaaaataacaaagtTTAACAGCTTAACAAGGTAACATCAGAATGCataacatcagaatacaactctCTGACCTGCTTGATTGTTTCAATTGAGAGCACACCCGAGCACGTAGCATCTACTTCAGAAGATCCGTGCATGTTCGTTATTACTTTGAAAGGCCTTCGCTCTTCTTCAGATGAATCCATAAGGTTCCACAATTCTATAAGTGTTTTAGCAGCATCTTGCAACTGCACCCCATAATAGATTAAAGATATATGGCTAGTGATTATCTAAATATGAAATTGCAGGACTCTATATACCTTTTGAGTGCGAATCTTTTTTtcgtttttaagtttaagaatggCTTCTGATAGACCCTTTATTGTTCTATCACTAATATTAGTGGGCTGCTCTATGCAAATCTCATGTAGACTTGGGTGCACTTGTTCCACTATCACCTTGAAGTCCTCCCCAAGCACACCGCACAAAGAATGCACCTCATTTACATGTTCCATCACTTTGTGAAGCCTATCAGACTGGCAGCAGCAAATACTTGGTCAAGAATGTCAGATCTAATTAGATTAAGTGATACACCAACCATAGTAGTGgatcattttctattttcagaAAATCATCAATGATTTACTCCATCCAATGATACACTATTAGCAGAACTTGTAAAGGCCTAACTTGTCACCTTGAAAACAAAATAATGCCTAGAAAGAACTCTAGTTATAAGATAAGATATTCATGAATCAAATTATATCTGAAAGATAACTATTTATCCacattgtttctttttctttgttattTCATCTCCTTTCCACATATATAGGACCAAAACAACTAAATATTATATCTGGCAAGCATTAACTATGTTTCTGTATTTGGAACTTTGGTTTGAGATAAACCACAGAAATATGAAGCTAAAGTAAGAGCATTGTAACAAGAAGACCATTGGAAAGAGGAGTTATCGGGGCAGATAGAAGGTCATCGTAATTAAGCTATACCTTCTCTTTCTGGAGATTCCGTAGCTTTGCTTGATACTCGGTTAGTTTCCTTGTCGACAAATCATGTTCTTCAATCTTGACAGCGTTATCCGAAGCATTATCATGGTGACTAAATCCTGCAATCTCTGCGTTGAGCTTCTCAATCTGAGATGATAAATCTGAAAGCTGTTTGATCCTATCCTCTTTCTTTTCTCTGAGATCTTTCAGAAGTGGGGTAAGTAGACCAAGTTTTTCCTTCAGCGATGTAGGATTTCCTATCTGCATACAGAATATCATAGAAAAATCAGCAAATGCTAaacatgcaagtaataaatataAT from Zingiber officinale cultivar Zhangliang chromosome 6B, Zo_v1.1, whole genome shotgun sequence carries:
- the LOC121988786 gene encoding peroxidase A2-like, with protein sequence MASAAASSSFFACRFNTLSVLLVVLGFIAILHFNKCEAQLSPTFYDSTCPNVSAIVREQLVLAQSSDPRIFASLIRLFFHDCFTDGCEASLLLDNTTEIKSEKFARPNNNSARGFEVIDAIKTAVESSCPGVVSCADILAIAAEASVYLSEGPSWTVLLGRKDGRTTNFTAASNLPSPFDNVTVLQQKFAEVGLNDTDLVALSGAHTFGRAQCFTFIRRLYNFSDGNPDPSLNTTYLAELQQRCPQGGNGSVLNNLDPDTPDVFDNKYYTNLQNLNGLLTTDQDLLSAADTNASTAPDVNRFAADQNVFFESFIEGMIKMGNIAVLTGSNGEVRGNCRVVNGASGGQLAIQLRDNEASSTKEI
- the LOC121988787 gene encoding 65-kDa microtubule-associated protein 6-like, with protein sequence MAGLGVLGGVRASISLETTCGTLLQELEKIWTEIGESEEEKDLMLLELEKECMKVYQTKVDEARIERARLHQSLVAKEAELASLMVSLGEQSLHLKIGNPTSLKEKLGLLTPLLKDLREKKEDRIKQLSDLSSQIEKLNAEIAGFSHHDNASDNAVKIEEHDLSTRKLTEYQAKLRNLQKEKSDRLHKVMEHVNEVHSLCGVLGEDFKVIVEQVHPSLHEICIEQPTNISDRTIKGLSEAILKLKNEKKIRTQKLQDAAKTLIELWNLMDSSEEERRPFKVITNMHGSSEVDATCSGVLSIETIKQIETEVERLKQLKVGRMKELVLKKRSELEEICINTHIEPDVSTAPEKICALLDSCLVDPSELLVNIETQITKAKEEFMIRKEIIDRVNKWLLTCEEEDWLEEYNKDANKYSAGRGAHLNLKRAEKARVTISKIPAIMDNLMNKVFAWEDERHTTFLYDGVRLVSILEEYKLKRQQKEEEKRRYREHKKLQNLLLTEKEAVYGSKPTPKRSNSLRKNVNGNGFMTPSPRRISVGSATPELLTPRSHSGRYNSYFKETRRLSTAPLNFVAISKDDAVSSFASAMGSVTGSPPCN